The Xanthomonas indica genome has a segment encoding these proteins:
- a CDS encoding MFS transporter, with protein sequence MQDHATAADVPPAPAAAGSVLAPTYRATTIGMIALVSLIAFEALAVAAAMPTVARELDGLRLYALAFGGTLATSVIGMTVAGRWSDLHGPAAPLWAGLACFVCGLLLAGFAPSMTLLLAGRLVQGLGAGAISVVLYVLVARLYPQTIRPRMFAAFSAGWVVPSLIGPSISGLIVEHVGWRWVFLAVPLLALPAAALLWPALRRLPHAASADGASGASRLWSLGAAAGVCLLYLGGQQRGLWAALLLPSALALLGLCTWRLLPAGTLRAARGLPSVIALRGIAGSAFFGCEAFLPLLLSRERGLSPVWAGVALSAGALGWFAGSWYQGHYGRDATRLQRLRLGCTLMALGIAATTLALLPAVPAVLAIGGWTATGLGMGLIYPTLAVLTLTLSPPARQGRNSSALQLSEAIAVATTLAVGGSLFAALLAYSANAAYLSTFAVAALMALLGLGIAGRTQPTHG encoded by the coding sequence ATGCAAGACCACGCCACCGCCGCCGATGTCCCGCCCGCCCCCGCCGCTGCCGGCTCCGTGCTGGCGCCGACCTATCGCGCCACCACCATCGGCATGATCGCGCTGGTGTCGCTGATCGCCTTCGAGGCGCTGGCGGTGGCCGCGGCGATGCCGACCGTGGCCCGCGAACTGGACGGTCTGCGGCTGTATGCGCTGGCCTTCGGCGGGACCCTGGCCACCAGCGTGATCGGCATGACCGTGGCCGGGCGCTGGAGCGACCTGCACGGGCCGGCGGCGCCGCTGTGGGCCGGGCTGGCCTGCTTCGTGTGCGGCCTGCTGCTGGCCGGCTTCGCTCCGTCGATGACGTTGCTGCTGGCCGGTCGATTGGTGCAGGGCCTGGGCGCCGGCGCGATCTCGGTGGTGCTGTACGTGCTGGTCGCACGGCTGTATCCGCAGACGATCCGCCCGCGCATGTTCGCCGCGTTCTCCGCCGGCTGGGTGGTGCCGTCGCTGATCGGCCCCAGCATCAGCGGGCTGATCGTCGAGCACGTCGGCTGGCGCTGGGTGTTCCTGGCGGTGCCGCTGCTGGCGCTACCCGCGGCAGCACTGCTGTGGCCGGCGTTGCGGCGCCTGCCGCACGCCGCCAGCGCGGACGGCGCCAGCGGCGCGTCGCGGCTGTGGTCGCTGGGCGCGGCGGCCGGTGTCTGCCTGCTGTACCTGGGCGGCCAGCAGCGCGGCCTGTGGGCGGCGCTGCTGTTGCCTTCGGCATTGGCGCTGTTGGGGCTGTGCACCTGGCGGCTGCTGCCTGCGGGCACGCTACGTGCCGCACGCGGCCTGCCCAGCGTGATCGCGCTGCGCGGCATCGCCGGGTCGGCGTTCTTCGGCTGCGAGGCGTTCCTGCCGCTGCTGCTGTCGCGCGAACGCGGGCTGTCGCCGGTGTGGGCGGGCGTGGCGCTGAGCGCTGGCGCGCTGGGCTGGTTCGCCGGCTCCTGGTACCAGGGCCACTACGGCCGCGACGCCACCCGCCTGCAGCGGCTGCGGCTGGGCTGCACGCTGATGGCGCTGGGCATCGCGGCCACGACGCTGGCGCTGCTGCCGGCGGTGCCGGCGGTGCTGGCGATCGGCGGCTGGACCGCCACCGGCCTGGGCATGGGCCTGATCTACCCGACCCTGGCGGTGCTGACCCTGACCCTGTCGCCGCCGGCGCGGCAGGGCCGCAACAGTTCGGCGCTGCAGTTGAGCGAGGCGATCGCGGTGGCCACCACGCTGGCGGTCGGCGGCTCGCTGTTCGCCGCGCTGCTGGCGTACTCGGCCAATGCGGCCTACCTGTCGACCTTCGCCGTCGCCGCGCTCATGGCCCTGCTCGGCCTGGGCATCGCCGGCCGTACCCAGCCCACGCATGGCTGA
- the soxR gene encoding redox-sensitive transcriptional activator SoxR, which produces MQEELSVGQVAARSGVAVSALHFYESKGLIRSARTAGNQRRYTRDVLRRLAVIRVAQRVGVPLDSVKAAFAQLPDARTPTRAEWARMSAAWREELDARILQLTRLRHQLTDCIGCGCLSLRRCRLSNPADTLAAHGDGPQRWAED; this is translated from the coding sequence ATGCAGGAGGAACTGAGCGTGGGGCAGGTTGCCGCGCGCAGCGGCGTGGCGGTGTCGGCGCTGCATTTCTACGAGAGCAAGGGCCTGATCCGCAGCGCACGCACCGCCGGCAACCAGCGCCGCTACACCCGCGACGTGTTGCGCCGGCTGGCGGTGATCCGCGTGGCGCAACGCGTCGGCGTACCGCTGGACAGCGTCAAGGCCGCCTTCGCACAGCTGCCCGACGCGCGCACGCCGACCCGTGCCGAATGGGCGCGGATGTCGGCGGCCTGGCGCGAGGAACTGGACGCGCGCATCCTGCAGCTCACTCGCCTGCGCCACCAGCTCACCGACTGCATCGGCTGCGGCTGCCTGTCGCTGCGCCGCTGCCGGCTGAGCAACCCGGCCGATACTCTCGCCGCGCACGGTGATGGCCCGCAGCGCTGGGCAGAGGACTGA